From one Lycium ferocissimum isolate CSIRO_LF1 chromosome 5, AGI_CSIRO_Lferr_CH_V1, whole genome shotgun sequence genomic stretch:
- the LOC132055296 gene encoding subtilisin-like protease SBT1.4 produces the protein MAPSFSSFFLLFFLFLNSLAFSVQSDGPKTFIVHVSKSHKPHVFTTHHHWYSSILQSVSSFSQHSPKILYSYDRAAHGFSARLTARQADQLQHVPGVVSVIPDRIRQLHTTHTPTFLGLADSYGIWPNSDYADDVIVGVLDTGIWPERPSFLGEGLSAVPSGWKGKCETGPDFPATSCNRKIIGARLFYKGYEADRGSPIDESKESKSPRDTEGHGTHTASTAAGSVVANASFYQYAKGEARGMAINARIAAYKICWKKGCFDSDILAAMDQAVADGVHVISLSVGADGYAPEYDTDSIAIGAFGASEHGVVVSCSAGNSGPGASTAVNVAPWILTVAASTIDREFPADVILGDGRIFGGVSLYSGDPLDDAQLPLVYSGDCGSQLCYPGKLDPSKVAGKIVLCDRGGNARVEKGSAVKQAGGVGMVLANLADSGEELVADSHLIPGTMVGQKAGDKIRDYVKSDPKPTATITFRGTVIGKSPSAPRIAAFSARGPNYVTPEILKPDVTAPGVNILAGWTGSVGPTDLEIDKRRVEFNIISGTSMSCPHVSGLAALLRKAYPKWTTAAIKSALMTTAYNVDNSGKTLTDLATGQESNPFVHGSGHVDPNRALDPGLVYDINMKDYVDFLCSIGYDPIRISPFVKDTSSVNCNKHSLASPGDLNYPSFSVVFMSESVVKYKRVVKNVGNNANAVYAVKVNAPTSVEVKVTPSKLSFSEEKNSLSYEISFSSKSSVGLERVKGLESAFGSIEWSDGTHSVRSPIAVSWLHSSAAF, from the exons ATggcaccttctttttcttctttcttcctcttatttttcctcttCCTCAACTCTCTAGCATTTTCAGTCCAATCTGACGGTCCCAAGACTTTCATAGTCCACGTGTCCAAATCTCACAAGCCCCATGTCTTCACTACTCACCATCATTGGTACTCTTCCATACTCCAATCAGTCTCTTCTTTCTCACAACACTCCCCAAAAATCTTATATTCTTACGATCGTGCTGCCCATGGTTTCTCTGCCCGTCTTACCGCCAGGCAGGCTGACCAGCTCCAGCACGTTCCCGGTGTAGTCTCGGTCATCCCTGACCGGATACGCCAACTTCATACAACTCACACACCTACCTTCTTAGGCCTAGCAGACTCATATGGAATTTGGCCTAATTCCGATTATGCTGATGATGTCATTGTTGGCGTCCTCGATACAG GTATCTGGCCTGAAAGGCCGAGCTTTTTGGGCGAGGGGCTTTCTGCCGTCCCTTCCGGTTGGAAAGGGAAATGCGAGACTGGACCGGACTTTCCTGCAACTTCGTGCAATCGTAAAATAATCGGTGCTCGATTGTTTTACAAAGGCTACGAAGCTGATCGTGGTAGTCCAATAGACGAATCTAAAGAATCCAAATCTCCAAGGGATACTGAAGGACATGGAACACACACTGCTTCAACTGCAGCTGGATCTGTTGTAGCTAATGCTAGCTTTTACCAATATGCGAAAGGTGAAGCTAGAGGTATGGCTATAAATGCCAGAATAGCAGCTTATAAGATCTGTTGGAAAAAAGGGTGCTTTGATTCTGATATACTAGCTGCAATGGATCAAGCCGTCGCGGATGGAGTACACGTCATTTCTCTTTCCGTTGGTGCGGACGGTTATGCACCTGAGTATGACACTGACTCCATTGCTATTGGTGCTTTTGGTGCTTCAGAACATGGGGTTGTCGTGTCTTGCTCTGCTGGAAATTCTGGTCCTGGTGCATCCACAGCAGTCAACGTTGCTCCTTGGATTCTCACTGTTGCTGCTTCGACTATAGATCGGGAGTTTCCTGCAGACGTTATCTTAGGAGACGGTagaatatttggtggcgtatcACTGTATTCAGGAGATCCCCTGGATGATGCACAACTACCTCTTGTTTATTCCGGCGATTGTGGAAGTCAACTTTGTTATCCAGGAAAACTGGACCCTTCCAAAGTTGCTGGAAAAATTGTATTGTGTGATCGAGGAGGAAATGCTAGAGTAGAGAAAGGAAGTGCTGTTAAACAAGCTGGTGGTGTTGGTATGGTCCTAGCAAACTTAGCTGACTCTGGAGAGGAACTCGTTGCAGATTCACATCTTATCCCGGGGACGATGGTTGGTCAAAAAGCCGGTGACAAAATAAGGGATTACGtcaaatctgatccaaaaccaacggccacgatcactTTCAGAGGAACTGTTATCGGAAAATCACCGTCTGCTCCACGTATTGCTGCATTTTCAGCCCGAGGACCCAATTATGTGACGCCGGAGATCCTTAAACCGGATGTTACTGCACCTGGAGTCAACATTTTAGCTGGATGGACCGGATCCGTTGGTCCAACAGATTTGGAAATCGACAAACGAAGAGTGGAATTTAACATTATATCTGGGACATCCATGTCTTGTCCTCATGTAAGTGGATTAGCTGCATTACTCAGAAAGGCCTACCCTAAATGGACCACAGCAGCCATTAAATCAGCCCTCATGACGACAGCTTACAATGTTGACAACTCAGGCAAAACCTTAACGGATCTTGCTACGGGCCAAGAATCGAATCCGTTCGTTCATGGGTCGGGGCATGTGGATCCGAACAGAGCACTGGATCCGGGTCTTGTTTATGATATCAACATGAAAGATTATGTTGATTTTCTTTGCTCCATTGGTTATGATCCAATCAGGATTTCACCATTCGTGAAAGATACTTCTTCGGTGAATTGCAATAAACATAGTTTGGCTAGTCCTGGGGATTTGAATTATCCATCATTCTCAGTTGTTTTCATGAGTGAGAGTGTTGTAAAATACAAGCGGGTGGTTAAAAATGTTGGGAATAATGCAAATGCGGTGTATGCGGTGAAGGTAAATGCACCAACATCGGTGGAAGTGAAGGTGACTCCCAGTAAGCTCAGTTTCAGTGAGGAAAAGAACAGTTTGTCGTATGAGATTAGTTTCAGCAGTAAGAGCAGTGTTGGATTGGAGAGAGTGAAGGGTCTTGAATCGGCATTCGGGTCGATTGAGTGGTCTGATGGAACTCACAGTGTGAGGAGTCCAATTGCAGTGAGTTGGCTACACTCCTCTGCTGCCTTTTAG